One window from the genome of Paraclostridium sordellii encodes:
- a CDS encoding DUF2975 domain-containing protein, translating into MKNNLAKRALTTLITIITFVLGVALIISVFAGIPYILENIGNFKDITSALSFFILGITFFIILILLLEIASSSKNSIFISENVKRFRFIGYMLFVNGINEYITMLVNGVSGISIFDLAPGIFITIGMAVYFIVALICFVISDSFDEAIRIKEDNNLTI; encoded by the coding sequence TTGAAAAATAATTTGGCAAAGAGGGCACTTACTACTTTAATAACGATTATAACATTTGTTTTAGGGGTAGCTCTTATAATAAGTGTTTTTGCAGGAATACCATATATTCTTGAGAATATTGGTAATTTTAAAGATATAACATCAGCATTAAGCTTTTTTATTTTAGGAATTACTTTTTTTATAATTTTAATTCTATTATTAGAGATAGCAAGTAGTTCAAAGAATAGTATATTTATAAGTGAAAATGTAAAAAGGTTTAGATTCATAGGGTATATGCTATTTGTAAATGGAATAAATGAATATATAACTATGTTAGTTAATGGAGTATCAGGTATTAGTATTTTTGACTTAGCTCCTGGAATTTTTATTACTATTGGAATGGCAGTATATTTTATAGTAGCTCTTATATGCTTTGTAATATCTGATTCATTTGATGAAGCCATAAGAATAAAAGAAGACAACAACCTTACTATATAG
- a CDS encoding YdcF family protein, producing the protein MIIIETVTNITNFIFLKDEPEKSDIIFIPGGSFPEPSENAASLFKNNYASLILPSGKYSTTRNHFTKPSSKSYLYNGIYITEWDFSKDVLLKNGVDKNSILKENCAQNTYENAFNSRKITDTLGLNISKAIICCKSFHARRCFLYYKCAYPNTKLLICPSDVDDISRYNWFDSEKGIDQVLSELSKTKFQFKDYLKKNFILAKTKGCTKFFSIAFEFLIFLNTFFHYIFFISRVFI; encoded by the coding sequence GTGATTATTATAGAAACAGTAACTAACATTACAAATTTTATATTTCTTAAAGATGAACCTGAAAAGTCGGATATTATATTTATACCTGGAGGTTCATTTCCCGAACCATCAGAAAATGCAGCAAGCCTTTTTAAAAATAACTATGCTTCACTAATACTACCATCAGGAAAATACAGTACAACTAGAAATCACTTTACTAAACCATCATCAAAGTCATATTTATACAATGGTATTTATATAACAGAATGGGATTTTTCAAAAGATGTATTATTAAAAAATGGTGTTGATAAAAATTCAATTTTAAAAGAAAATTGTGCTCAAAATACATATGAAAATGCCTTCAATTCTCGTAAAATAACAGATACACTTGGATTAAATATTTCAAAAGCTATTATATGTTGTAAAAGCTTTCATGCAAGACGTTGCTTTTTATACTATAAATGTGCTTATCCTAATACCAAGTTGTTAATCTGTCCATCTGATGTTGACGATATTAGTAGATATAATTGGTTTGATTCTGAAAAAGGAATAGACCAAGTTTTAAGCGAATTATCAAAAACAAAATTTCAATTTAAAGATTATCTAAAAAAAAATTTCATCTTAGCAAAAACTAAAGGCTGTACTAAGTTCTTTAGTATAGCCTTTGAATTCCTTATATTTTTAAATACTTTTTTCCATTATATATTCTTCATATCCAGAGTCTTCATTTAA
- a CDS encoding tyrosine-protein phosphatase has product MENLKGEIIRENEDDIVIHLNHICKSGKIFYKDNLDSKDICLMDFINTDIIKFKDPKPENRTFYKIVSGDEEITLAERIVPLKNFSNFRDLGGYETKDGRNVKWGLFYRSEDLSNLKGEDLKYFESLGIKYVLDYRSRDEVLKNPDVEVKSVKNINISGMNLGGNDNLDMTTYVEGILSGNKIDINPEELLKQGYKNMPLDNPAYKALFKLFKDPKNTAILQHCTAGKDRTGVGSALILLALNVDEETVIKDYLESNDNREGLNKKIIKACKDYIKDEKTKQMIEGILGVKESFIKASLNSIKEKYRTYEEYFEAEYDLGKEELNKLRDTYLN; this is encoded by the coding sequence ATGGAAAATTTAAAAGGTGAGATAATTAGAGAAAATGAAGATGATATAGTAATTCATTTAAATCATATATGTAAAAGTGGAAAAATATTTTATAAAGACAATTTAGATAGTAAAGATATATGTTTAATGGATTTTATAAATACAGATATAATTAAATTTAAAGACCCAAAGCCTGAAAATAGAACTTTTTACAAGATAGTTTCAGGAGATGAAGAAATCACTTTAGCAGAGAGAATAGTTCCATTAAAAAACTTTAGTAATTTTAGAGATTTAGGGGGATATGAAACAAAAGATGGAAGAAATGTTAAATGGGGATTATTTTATAGATCAGAGGACCTCTCAAATTTAAAAGGTGAGGATTTAAAATATTTTGAAAGCCTAGGTATAAAATATGTTCTAGATTATAGATCTAGAGATGAGGTTTTAAAAAATCCTGATGTTGAAGTAAAGTCAGTTAAAAATATCAATATATCAGGTATGAACTTAGGTGGAAATGACAATTTGGATATGACAACTTATGTAGAGGGGATATTATCAGGAAATAAAATTGATATTAATCCAGAAGAATTATTAAAACAAGGTTATAAAAATATGCCTTTAGATAATCCGGCTTATAAAGCGTTATTTAAATTATTTAAGGATCCTAAAAACACTGCTATACTTCAACACTGTACAGCTGGTAAAGATAGAACAGGAGTAGGATCTGCCTTAATTTTATTAGCACTTAATGTTGATGAAGAAACAGTAATAAAAGATTATTTGGAAAGTAATGATAATAGAGAAGGTTTAAATAAGAAGATAATTAAAGCTTGCAAAGATTATATAAAAGATGAAAAAACAAAACAAATGATAGAAGGTATATTAGGAGTTAAGGAATCATTTATAAAAGCTAGTTTAAATTCAATAAAAGAAAAATATAGAACTTATGAAGAATACTTTGAAGCTGAATATGATTTAGGAAAAGAAGAGTTAAATAAATTAAGAGATACTTACTTAAATTAA
- a CDS encoding N-acetyltransferase, whose amino-acid sequence MIRKLENKDIDKIMDIWLKSTIKAHDFIEEKYWKDNYNTVKNIYIPMADSFVYEGDNGVKGFISIINNEFIGALFVDIDNQGSGIGKKLIDFVMHKYNHLSLAVYKENNKSVDFYISRGFKIIKEQLNEDSGYEEYIMEKSI is encoded by the coding sequence ATGATAAGAAAGTTAGAAAATAAAGATATAGATAAAATAATGGATATATGGTTAAAAAGCACAATAAAAGCTCATGATTTTATAGAAGAAAAATATTGGAAAGATAATTATAATACAGTAAAAAATATATACATACCTATGGCTGATAGCTTTGTTTATGAAGGTGATAATGGTGTAAAGGGATTTATAAGCATTATAAACAATGAATTTATAGGTGCATTATTTGTTGATATAGATAATCAAGGTAGTGGAATAGGAAAGAAATTAATAGACTTCGTAATGCATAAATACAATCATTTAAGTTTAGCAGTGTATAAAGAAAACAATAAATCAGTAGATTTTTATATAAGTAGAGGATTTAAAATAATTAAAGAACAATTAAATGAAGACTCTGGATATGAAGAATATATAATGGAAAAAAGTATTTAA
- a CDS encoding helix-turn-helix domain-containing protein: MNIGDKILNLRKEKNMTQEQLASTIGISAGAVCKWETGKSMPDILMLSPLARALETSIDDLLSFKENLTDLEVRKIKKDLTDIFLYKGYSYGENECRKYLSDYPNNVYLKLQVAELIQMYGMLGLKEDEEEIMKERLKYSLKLLNEVVKSQDSKYVFIALFSIAGIHMMLENYKESEDALKELSNSFIDPMPIYTVVLNAQGKSEEAKTLCEQMLLKYLNNSISMLATLSKIDREVCKKDSLFFLDAICKIEDEFGVGLGSGIYGKCRLFLKNNELKDASIWFKKYVEKLLNTGYDYKNNKYFKDIKLEVDESGQSLIRKNLYKSLINDSDLKILSGIKDYENAIKLLKDNI, encoded by the coding sequence TTGAATATTGGAGATAAAATACTTAATTTAAGAAAAGAAAAAAATATGACGCAGGAACAATTAGCAAGTACGATTGGAATTTCAGCAGGGGCTGTATGTAAGTGGGAGACAGGAAAGTCAATGCCAGATATTTTAATGCTTTCGCCTTTGGCCAGAGCTTTAGAAACATCTATAGATGATTTACTATCATTTAAAGAAAATTTAACGGATTTAGAAGTGAGAAAAATAAAAAAAGATTTAACAGATATATTTTTATATAAAGGATATTCTTATGGAGAAAATGAATGTAGAAAGTATTTAAGTGATTATCCTAATAATGTGTATCTTAAGTTACAAGTAGCTGAATTGATTCAAATGTATGGGATGCTTGGACTTAAAGAAGATGAAGAAGAAATAATGAAGGAAAGATTAAAATATAGTTTAAAATTACTTAATGAAGTTGTAAAAAGTCAGGATAGTAAGTATGTATTTATAGCTTTGTTTTCAATAGCTGGAATTCATATGATGCTTGAAAATTATAAGGAAAGTGAAGATGCATTAAAAGAATTATCTAATTCTTTTATAGACCCAATGCCAATATACACTGTTGTTTTAAATGCTCAAGGAAAAAGTGAAGAAGCTAAAACACTTTGTGAACAAATGCTTTTAAAATATTTAAACAATAGCATAAGCATGTTAGCTACTTTATCAAAAATAGATAGGGAAGTTTGTAAAAAAGATTCTTTATTTTTCTTAGATGCAATTTGTAAAATTGAAGATGAGTTTGGGGTAGGACTTGGCTCTGGAATTTATGGTAAATGTAGATTGTTTTTAAAAAATAATGAACTTAAAGATGCTTCAATTTGGTTTAAAAAGTATGTTGAAAAACTATTAAATACAGGATATGATTATAAAAATAATAAGTATTTTAAAGATATTAAACTAGAAGTAGATGAAAGCGGACAAAGTCTTATAAGGAAAAACCTATACAAATCTCTTATAAATGATTCTGATTTGAAAATTTTATCTGGAATTAAAGATTATGAAAATGCTATAAAATTATTAAAAGATAATATTTAG
- a CDS encoding peptide MFS transporter yields MSTTVGKKRNKYPLGFYFCATTFSFERAAYYSAKFLIYVFLTASVVKGGLGIGKGEAAMMQANLVAFTYLSPIIGGYISDKWIGARYTIPFGMFVMAVGYYFGSIATSTTMINIMIILVSIGTAFFKGNVSAVAGQLFDDPEELDSAFSVQYSFVNIGSFVGTIAVGVLYLNIFAHNGVLGFSQSFFVAAILCAVGGIWFMIGWRFLGNAGKRPFKEGLVDEKSDSTEEKRPLTHIEKKRVWAIILVSLFSVLFWVFWYLTYVAVYDYGAAYVDLNVGGYKVPLSWFDSLNSLTCIALGPVLAALWLKLSQRPQGDLSLFKKIGFGFIFLGLAFFMLVGAEFSRGIGAPDTVKASILWIVAFGVLLSLGEMFFSPLGNSFVSKYAPKKMLAVLMGVWTVATFIAGKSYGWIYNFTLQFNMIKVYITIPIILFIAAILLFVFDKKLSSLVEGEDEKSEEKVA; encoded by the coding sequence ATGAGTACAACAGTGGGAAAGAAAAGAAATAAGTATCCTTTAGGATTTTATTTCTGTGCAACGACATTCTCATTTGAAAGAGCTGCGTATTATTCAGCTAAGTTTTTAATTTATGTATTTCTTACAGCTTCAGTTGTAAAGGGTGGTTTAGGAATTGGTAAAGGAGAAGCTGCAATGATGCAGGCTAATCTTGTTGCATTTACATATCTTTCACCAATAATTGGTGGTTATATATCAGATAAATGGATAGGTGCAAGATACACTATACCTTTTGGTATGTTTGTTATGGCAGTTGGGTATTATTTTGGTTCCATTGCAACTTCAACTACAATGATTAATATTATGATAATTTTAGTTTCTATTGGTACAGCTTTCTTCAAAGGAAATGTTTCAGCTGTAGCTGGTCAATTATTTGATGACCCAGAAGAATTGGACTCAGCCTTTTCAGTTCAATATTCTTTTGTAAATATAGGTTCTTTCGTAGGAACTATAGCAGTTGGGGTATTATATCTTAACATTTTTGCACATAATGGAGTATTAGGATTTTCTCAATCATTCTTTGTTGCTGCTATACTTTGTGCAGTTGGTGGTATATGGTTTATGATAGGCTGGAGATTCTTAGGTAATGCAGGTAAAAGACCTTTTAAAGAAGGATTAGTTGATGAAAAATCAGATTCTACAGAAGAAAAGAGACCTTTAACTCATATTGAGAAAAAAAGAGTTTGGGCTATAATACTTGTATCATTATTTTCTGTATTGTTCTGGGTATTTTGGTACTTAACTTATGTTGCAGTTTATGATTATGGAGCTGCATATGTTGACCTTAATGTTGGTGGGTACAAAGTTCCGCTATCTTGGTTTGACTCTTTAAACAGTTTAACTTGTATAGCTTTAGGACCAGTTCTTGCAGCACTTTGGTTAAAACTTTCTCAAAGACCACAAGGGGATTTAAGTTTATTTAAAAAGATAGGTTTTGGATTTATATTTTTAGGATTGGCATTCTTTATGCTTGTTGGAGCTGAGTTTTCAAGAGGAATAGGGGCTCCAGATACTGTTAAGGCTAGCATACTTTGGATAGTTGCATTTGGTGTATTATTAAGCTTAGGAGAAATGTTCTTCTCACCACTTGGAAACTCATTTGTAAGTAAGTATGCGCCTAAGAAAATGTTAGCTGTTTTAATGGGTGTATGGACAGTTGCTACATTTATAGCAGGTAAGAGTTATGGTTGGATTTATAACTTTACATTACAATTTAACATGATAAAAGTTTATATTACTATACCAATAATATTATTTATTGCAGCTATACTGTTATTTGTATTTGATAAAAAATTAAGCAGTCTTGTTGAAGGTGAAGATGAAAAATCAGAAGAAAAGGTTGCTTAA